GATAAACTACAAATTCTAACTTTTTCCAAAAAACAGAACTAAAAAATTAATTTGTTCAAGACAAAAATAACcttacaataaatttatattttttacatTTCAAATTTATATTGAATGATGTAAATTTGAAATATTTAAATATCATATAAATAATAGGTAATACCAAATACTCAATTTTATTGCTTTGGaataactatattttatattaattagaatttttaatttatatattttatattttagttgaatttttttataataaatatttatttttctcttttaaatgaTACTAATTATAATCTAATCCTTTACTATACTTTTTCGTAATTTGATACGTAAAAGTAATTTTTGAAAGAATTGGCCAAACATAATGAGCTTGTAAAAAATACTACTTAAAtgaattggccaaacacaaactgttatTTTGCAGAAGTCCTTTTttcaaaaagcacttttgaacaaaagcacttttcaaaataaatagttttttggagtttGGCTAAACAGACTCTTAACAAAGAGTAGAAAAAATTCATCCGAGTAGGAGATGAAATAATACTTTACTCCCTCCGCTCCACAATAAGTGACCGTTTGCCTTGGGCACACCCATTAAAGAAATATAAAATTTTAGATAAAAATAATTAGTGTAACTAAACTAGCCGTAATTAAATGTTGCAGCATAATTAATGTGAGGAGTAAAAGATTTTTTAGGGATACATACATAAGAgtaattttggaaaaataaattgaattttttcttgattatataaatgaacacttattttggaccaaaataaaaggGCAAATCggtcacttattatggaccggaggAAGTATCAATTAACAAAGGGATGTAATCTTCTCTTAAAACTACTTGTTGCAAGCAGAGGCGGAGCTATATGCGCGGAAAGGGTTCAGTCAAATCTCTTCGGCTAAAATCACATTGTGTACGTAAGGTTAAAATCACATTGTGTGTTTATTCCCTTTAACTTTTTCACgtatgtattttttatatttttaaaatattattggtGAAAATTTGCTTCCGCCACTGAATTTGTAATGTTGGACTAGAAATATTGGCATATTTATCCattataaagcaaataatacataCTATCATATCATATGTAGGGGTcttcataaaaacccgaaaaaccgaaccaaaccaaaccgacaAAAAAAAAATCGATATTTttagatttggtttggttttgattttaaattttaaaaaccgatcaaatttggtttggtttggttttaataaaaaaaaaaatcgaaccaaaccgaatataaaagtagctatttaaatttattattatacctatatatatgtatatttttatataaagtttctaaaatttcatggtacatattagtcatttgtatttttagtctagttctttgctattataataatctaattctttgcgtTCTAATTTGATTAGTAGTTTTCTTTtattaagtacaagaatttatttcatgttaaaaataatcattttttaattgagtacttaagttattcatcactatttgagtaaattatcataaatatatcttggtaaatgatataTTTCTCAAAGAGTAATTGGTTTGATAgagttacgttgaaaatgtactcaccggaatatgcgtttggtagtgtatgtctcatatttaagaaaaaatcgacaaaaaactgaaaaaccgaaaaaccgacaaaaaccgaatcgataaaaatccgatttaattggtttggtttggttccaatatttgaaaaactaACTTACTTGGTTTAGTTTCTTTTTAGAAAAAAACCGACTCAAACCGATAATTATATGTTACATAAAATTTTGCATCAAAACAAACTCAGATATTTGAAAATTTACTACTTACAAAAgagaataaaatacaaaaatatagagTGGGGAGTGGGTTTTGGAGAAGTTGCCTTTTTAAAAAGTGGCAGCTAAGCAAATTGACTGGTCAATAACTAGGACAGAGTGTGctgtatgtgtgtgtatgtgttttTGTGTACTCTATGCTTTTTTAAAAGCTTTTTTATATTATCCCCAcaaattattttgaaaaaattCTGTTGTTTTATCTTAGTTTTTGTTGATCTATTTAAATATTTTCTAGCAGTCTTAGAGTTTGACTGGATCGCTTTTAAGTGGGTGCGTCCCCTCATGCAAATTGCTTTGCTGCACCCAGGGATGGGGACATTGACACGTGTCACTTGGGAAATGTGCGTTCGTCCTCTTTTGTTTTGTCTTAAACCAAGgcttgttccttttctaattaCAGCTACTAAGCTCAATTAACTTTTAAGTATCATTCTAATCTCCCCCCCTGAACTTTTTCAGGTGCACACTATGATACCTCTGAATTTGTACGTAACACAAAAATGGTGAATGAAAGTAAGGAAATTGAAGTTTGTTTACtcttaaaacggataacaattaaatttatacgcgattttaagaaTATGTGGCTAGATTCAATACAAGAAATTaagaatgttagataaacgaATTAAAGATGAAAATAATAACCAAACTAGTTTGTGACGTTGAGTCCGGGTTCGGGTTTTAGCTTATCAATGGTCTTACCCTCGACCGGGCCCTCGATTCGAAGCCAAACGTGTATGGAGAACTATGAATAAAATAAGAACCTTTCAATGGCTAGAAAGTAGAGAAGTAAGTTTATATtgtcttgatatgcgtgttacaatgtgtccatCGAATAAGAAACATCACTTTTATAAAGTAGGGAGTTTTACCCCTAATACACTTTTAAAAGGGGTAAAAATCCTCCTTGTACATCAATCACTCATACGCTACCGGCATCGAGCGAGATCCGATCCGCGATATCCGGTTGGGtacggatatcacggccctctgttagtcgtgtgcaaTCGTTTGTACTGCCTTTCGAGATTTTGGAACTCGTTCCGGGTTCGGGGGGTGTTGACTTGTCGGTCCCGGTGGCGAGCACCCCGTTCCGGCCTCGAACCAATGAGTTCTCAAACTCGATCTCTATCTCATACATTCGTGCTTCGTTAGACTTACCGAGAACTCAGGGTGTGTGCTAACCCCAAGTTcatccgtatacagatagtcccctcgtttctcagagagtaggtCTGCCGAAAATGATGGGAAACAATATATGTACCCCCGGTTACTTCTTGCGTACGTTACAACCGAGATGATGATGAAgtcgaaacgtcccatcagtcgcgtcattctgacttcggacacgtgtaaACCATCGGCTGGTCGCCCACGAATGTGAAACGTCGTGTAATGATTACATTTTCCTCTATAAAAGCTTCGCCCCCCTTTACTTCCTTCACTTTCTGATCTTGACCTTTACCTTCGAGCTCTACAAAAGCTTTCGTCTTTCTCAAATCTTCATACCTTGTTTCTTgaatcttcatatcttcatcttcaaCCTCCAACCTTTATACATTTTCTTGGATTTTCAACCCAGAACCTCATATCTTCACTTTCaaacttcaaatcttcatacactctcttcaaatcttcatatatttTTCCAGATTTACGATGGCCAAGACTTCTAAATCAGTTCCTCAGTAGgttgcctcttcatcttctcaCCCGATCACAGGTACCGAGACAGCCATCCCCGAAGTGGTTGTTCTCGAGACGGCTGCTCCCAAAGTGGCTACCGCCGAAGCGGCCCCAGAGCCCCCCATGAAAAGCTTTATTCTTGGGCGTTGTTCGATCCTAGACGACTTCAAATTCGAGAAGGCCTCATCTAAGCAAGACCGAGGTGAAGGggcatcgagatatatatgctctgtCACCGAAAATACCCTCCCCATTATCCGAGGGGACTGTAAATGGGGAGGTAAGGACGTGGTAGTCCCCAGGCCTGAGGATGATATCaccactcatgtggaggggtatttaagtttttacacttatcccttcatacTGGCCCGGTAGGCCCAATTATTTTGTacttttgcaagagatacgaggTGTGCCTTGGGAAAATCTACTCGTCTCTTCagaggatcgtgatcctcatCCGTTACTTTGCAAATAACATCGAGTCTCCTGGGTTTACCCTCGACCACCTGCTCTGTCTATATAGTCCCCAAATTATTCGAGGGGGACTAATCAATCTCACTCGCCGGGACAGCAAGGCCCCCTTTTCGAGCATTAACGAGGATCGAGACCGAGGCTGGCAGGGGCACTTCGTTTGGGTGAAGACCGAAGATTTACTCCTTCTCAAGTTTCTGACATTCCTTGAGAAGCGGAATGCATCTCGTAAATGTAATCTTTCCTTAAGTGTTGAGTCTCTTTTGTTTCCTTTCTCACCATCAGTATTTGTGATCGTGCAGCTGTTGCTCGGGTTCTCAATGCGGTTTCCCGGCTCAAGGAATGGATCGAAGGCATGTGCAAGCAGATGTCGTATTTTGAGTGCTCATACTTTCGAAGGGCTAATGGGAGGTCTATTCTCACGGTAATGCTCTTCTTAGAATAGTTATTATTATGCCCCGAACTTAAATAGCACCGACCCTTTATCTTTTatttgcaggtttgcctaagaccatcgAACTCTGGCCGCTGAAAGGGGACAAAGATGCGTCCTTATCCATTAATCCCTCCGTTGCGGTGCAGCCTCGGGTTACTGCGGAGGAGAAGAAGATAAAAAGGAAATCCTCGTGCTCAGAGGGGCCCGAGGTGAAGATAAAAAAGAGGGTGGCCACTAGGGTTCGCAAGCCCAAAAAGAGCACTAATTCATGGGTGCCGGATTCTGACTCACTTCGCCGGCGCAAGGATGAGTCTGAAGAAGATGACATCTTTGTCGCTCACGGATTGACCCCTGCCAGGGAGAAGGTGATAGCAAAAGAAGAAAGCCATGAGGTCGATCTTATCCTGACTCGGGAGGGCGGGATTGAAATGGGGGCTGAGACCTCCCTAGAAGCTGCTTCCATTCCGAAGGAGGCGGCCAGTGTAATAGACATCGTTGAAACGCTCTCATACACCGAGTCCATGCTTGAGGGGGCCTAAGCAGGAAAGGAAAAGTCAAGTGAAGGAGTTCACGGCGTGGATGACCCTCTCCACTCCTTCTTCGATGACGTGGACACGTCTACTTTGGAAGACTTTTCGGGGCTGGGTGACTTAGAGATTCCGAATAAAGACGCTCCTTTGGAAGTTGGCGGGCCGAGTTCGATCCCAAAACTGGTTAATCAATTTCCCGCTCCGAGTGCAGACCCCGGTCGTAAGAGATCGATTATTCATACTATTTCGGAGGATGCTCGGGTTATATCCGCTCCGGTGGTCATAGCCAGCTACCTCTGATGCCTGATGGAcgaggaggaccaggcaaagatgaacgaggtgggtGCGTTGTGTCTCTTCAATGAGGCGTAGCAAGCGTTGAACTGGGAAATGCATCAATACTCCCTCTTTaattccacttaggttttaatATCTCTAACTATTTTTGTTATTTTGCAGGCCTCACTACTTCAACACGAGAGCTTCCTCCGGTACCGCTCCGAGATCAACCAACTCGAGTTCGAGTTCAAGTAGCATGTTCGAAAGAAGGATATGTACAAGCTCCTCAGCAAGCAACAAGACGGAGCCATCAAGGACCTTTAGGCTGAGCTGGATGGGGCTCAGAAGGAAGCTTCGACCCTGGGGCGGGAACATGATGACCTAGTTGAAAAAGTAAAGGTCTTTGAAGCTAAAAACGAGGAGCTAGCCGTGATGACTAACAACATAACctcgcaggtccaacagaagatcgacCTGATCGACCAACTTCGAGCCGAGATGAATGAGGTCCAAGCTATGGCCTATGGGTGGAAGAGAAAAATAAACCTGTTGGCTTTGGAGAAGGAAACTGCCAAGGCGAAGCTTGTATCGGTAGAGGTCCAACTCTGGGTGGCTAAGGAGAAAGCTGACAAGTGGTCTCAACTAAATGACGATCTCCGAGGACAACTGAGCTCGGTTGTCACAGAGAGAGACGCCCTCGGTAGAGAATATGAGGCAGTGAAGTCCAAGTTAGCTACTACCTCCGCCAATGCCGACGAAGTGGTAGCCCAATACAAGGCCGATGTGGAGGCAACCGAAGTCCGCCTGAAGGCAATGACCGAATACATGAAGAGGTTGTCTCGAAGAGAGAAGCTCAAAGAGATCCACACCCAAGGTTTTGACTTGTCGGCTGAGATCGAAGAAGCCAGAAAATCTGAAGTCGAGGCAAAGAAGCTTTATGAGCCTGATGGTTCCGAGGGATTAGAAGGCTCCGACGGCTCTGGCGAAGAGTCAAACCCTGGTGAAGATTAGACGTAGATGCCTTAGTACCTTTTTAGTTTTTTGTCTTATAtacattttttatttatttcgaGGCGGTTTTTAGTAGGCCTATGTAAGTATACTccggaatatatatataattttcccTTTCTGGCAATTTCGAGTCCTTACTTTTTCAGCATCttttcataatttatattcttgcaatgtttctaatgccttagcatagaaccaaATGTAGTTATATGGCGTTCGTTTTTCAGATGTTCGAACGGAGCCTGATATCGATACAACTTTGTTTGCTCGAGGCTTTAAAAACTCGGTGTGGCCGAAAGTTTTTTCAAGATGCTTAAGTTGTTTTAGACGATGCTTTTGTCGAGGGTTACCTTTTAGCAGGTTTCAAATTTTTAGAAAGGACTTACTTTTTATTACGAGCTTTGGACGTCTCCAAGCCATTTTTAGGGCGGCCGTAGCCTTTTTTATTTAGGCACCGCCTAATAGGTTTGGTGCCTCCGGGAATTCATAGCCCGGATTGTCCGAACATTTttcggatggcagtccccgagtgggggtagcccttgggctcgataatCCCTGAATAAGGGTAGCCCATGGGCTCTTAGGATCCGTAATTTAAGAGGAAAAAATGTGTAATAGCACGGcgaaactttcttttatttctgtgtgtaaagtacatgatcgaaaACGTGTAAAAGCTTGTATTATGGCTAAAGTGGACTATGTGGGCACGATTCACTCTACCGCttggcccttacaatgaatcctaaccaccgagccaTAGCTTCTAACATACAAGATTTTCTTCTTTCCTTGTTAAATTTTTCATTGCTAAAAACCTTaatccgagggtgatggccccaaGTATTCGAGGTCGAGCTTGAGAGGACTCGGATACTTATTGATGCGAAATAAATGCCCATTGACTTCAATTTGAGACCGGCCTTTGAATCTAAGTTAGCACATTTTactgttgtctcgttaaaaaccttgccgaaaaaaccaTTTTGGACAAAATCGTTCCAagtgaaaaagagtgcaacgcgtgctttcagacctaatagtcgcATCCATCCTTGGCCGTTTCGTGCAAGTGTTAGTCTGATTCATAATATTATCAAAGAGTAATtgagatcgtaccttagcagtagtactgcTTTAAGTGTgccatgttccagttgtttggtagttgtacaccatttcctgcttcgagtttgtacgagcCTTTGTCGGTAATTCCGacgactcgatatggtccttcccaattaaGTCCCAGCTTTCCCTCGTTCGAGTTCCGGGTGTGCAACATTActttcctcaaaaccaagttCCCGATCTTGAAGtgacggaggttggctcttcgtaTGTAGTATCTATCTATCCACTCtttctgggcggccaaccggactaggGAGACCTCACGCCTTTCATACAATAGTTCCATGCTCGTGATCATGGCCTCGCTATTCAACTCTTCGATTGCATATTAGGACATGAGACTCGGTTCTCCCacttcgactggtattaaggCTTCGACACCGTAAACCGGtgaaaatggggtggccccggtactagactttGAGGTTGTACGGTATTCCCACAAGACTTCGCAcatgatttccttccattttctttTGGCATCAGTCAacctcttttttaggttttgaacTATGGTCTTGTTTTTTGACTctgcatgtccgttcccactagggtggtaaggtgttgatagtATCTTTTTAATATTATGATCTTCGAAAAACTTGTTTACCTTGCCGCCGATGAATTGCTTCCCGTTATCGCACGCGACTTCggctggtatcccaaatcgacatattatgtgatccTCGATAAAGTCAATGACTTTTTCTCCCCAACCATTTCGAATGCTTGAAcctcgacccatttggaaaaatagtcagttatGAATTGAGCTTTATcaggtgcccatggcaggggaccgacgatgtccattccccatttcataaacggCCATGGGGACAGGACCGTGTGTAGTTGCTCTCTCGACTGATGGATCATTAGCGCGTGTCTCTGGCAGCCGTCGCATTTTTGTACGAAGTCCTTCGCTTCCTTCTCTATTTTGATCTAATAATAGCTGGCCCTAATTAATTTCTGAATCAAAGATTCTGCTCCCGAATGGTTTtcgcaagtgccttcgtgaacttctctcaaggcATACTCGATATCTCCCGGCCCCAAGCATCTGGCTAATGGTCCGTTGAACGTTCTTCTGAATAGTGTCCCTTCGACCAAGCTAAATCTGGCGGCCTTGGTAAGCATGGATCTCGactctttaggatccgagggcatCTTCCTAGTTTTCAAATAGTCtatgtacttgttcctccaatcccatgtCAAACTCATTGAGTTCacttcggcatgaccttcttctatCACTGACTTCATGAGATGTACGACTGTTACCGAactgaattcatcgtcatcaaccgatgaccccaaattagcTAGAGCACCAGCCTCGCTGTTTTGATCTCGGGGTACGTGCTATAGAGTACATTCCTTGAATTGATACAATGTTACATGTAACTTGTAtaaataccttcgcattcgttcttacttacttcaaatgtcccattgacttgatttaccacgatgagggagtcgcacttagcttcgaccaccttGGCTCCAAGGCTTTTGGCCaatttgagacctgcaatcatggcctcatactcggctttattattagtcaattttacagttgtAATAGATTCCCTAACTACGTTCCCCGTAGGAGGCTTCAGCACGATGCCGAtcccggacccctttacgtttgAGGCACCGTCCATAAAAAGGGTCCAAATTCTCGAGGTGGTCTCCGAGGCTAACAATAATTCTCTTTCGACTTCGGGCACTAAGGCTGGTGTAAAGTCGTCCATGAAGTCGGCCAAAATTTTATGACGGTTCGGGCCGATACTCGATATTGTACCCCActgatttcgacggcccatttgtccAACCGGCCCAAGAGCTCGGGCTTGTGCATGATGTTCCTCAGTAGGTAagaggtcacgacacatatggggtgacattgaaaatacagttttaactttctggaggcgtttagcaaagcgagcgccaatttttccatgTGAGGATATtttgtttcggcctcgcctagagttctactgacacagtaaatagggaattgcgtaccttcctcttcccggactaggactccacttactgctacCTCGAAAAccgccaagtaaaggtacaacCATTCATCCGTCTTCGGAGTGTGGAGCAGGGGAAGGGGGGCCTTGAGAGGTAtcatttgagttcttccaaagcttgttggcattccggggtccaagaaaagttattcttcttcttcaactgggagaagaaccgatggcttttgtccgaggacctcgatatgaaccggcCCAGGGTGGCTATACACCCGAGTCAGCCTCTGAACGACCTTGACGTTATCCACCtacggtgatgtcttctatggctttgattttgtcgggattgatctcgattccccgattagaTACCATGAACCCAAGTAATTTTCCTGATCCGACTCCGAATGTGCACTTCTCCgagttcagcttcatattatatctcttaaatattttgaaggtttcctgcaattTCAAATGGTCCTATATATGCTCGCAGAGGcttgactaacatgtcgtcaTATAAATTTTcattgatttccctatttgtttttcgagcATCTGATTTAGCAGGCATTGATAGATGGAACCGGCATTCTTTAATCCGAATAGCATtatattataacaataggtgccgaatttagtgataaagaAGGTTTTCTCTTGGTTGCCGGGTCCATTCGAATTTAGTTGTActcagaataggcatcgagaaaaatCAGTATCCCGTGCCCGGTCATCGCGTCGATCATTCGATAGacgttaggcaaaggaaaagaatccttaggatATGCCTTGTTGAGatctttataatccacacacattatttgtttatttcctttcttaggtactaccactacgttggctaaccagtCCGGGTACTTAACTTTCCGAATGGATCCAATttaaaggagtttagatacctcgtctttgatgaatgtgtgcttgaCCTCGGACTGCGGTCTCCTTTTCTgcttaaccggatggaacttTGGGTTCAAACTCATCTTATGAGTGGTCacctccggcgggatccctgtcatatcaagatgagaccaagcgaaacaatctatgttagctataagaaattcaatgagttttttc
This region of Nicotiana tomentosiformis chromosome 4, ASM39032v3, whole genome shotgun sequence genomic DNA includes:
- the LOC138910375 gene encoding uncharacterized protein codes for the protein MAYGWKRKINLLALEKETAKAKLVSVEVQLWVAKEKADKWSQLNDDLRGQLSSVVTERDALGREYEAVKSKLATTSANADEVVAQYKADVEATEVRLKAMTEYMKRLSRREKLKEIHTQGFDLSAEIEEARKSEVEAKKLYEPDGSEGLEGSDGSGEESNPGED